In Endozoicomonas sp. GU-1, one DNA window encodes the following:
- the pnp gene encoding polyribonucleotide nucleotidyltransferase, with the protein MSIAPKALTKTFQFGEHTVTLETGRVARQATGAVLATMGELQVLATVVGAKSARDGQDFFPLSVHYQEKVYAAGKIPGGFLKREGKASEKETLTSRLIDRPIRPLFPKGFMNEVQVIITVMSVDKKNDPDILGMIATSAALAISGIPFAGPVGAARVGFTEDDGYLLNPSFEQMKKSELDMVVAGTSDAVLMVESEAQELTEDEMLGAVLFAQQEYQAVIAAIKEFAAEAGKPTWDWQPEPEKTAVKEAVAAGFEQKIREAYGITIKQERSNKLAELRAEAEAELVGEDEGKFSADDVQTYFSKLEKSVVRGNIINGQPRIDGRDTKTVRPISVEVGVLKKTHGSALFTRGETQAIVTTTLGTARDAQFVDALEGESRDPFMLHYNFPPYSVGEAGRMGPPGRREIGHGRLARRGIQAVLPGEEEFPYTIRVVSEITESNGSSSMASVCGSSLALMDAGVPLKAPVAGIAMGLVKEGEQFAVLTDILGDEDHLGDMDFKVAGTAHGVTALQMDIKIAGITEEIMDIALDQALHARLHILAEMNKVIARSRSELSPNAPMTMTLKIDQDKIRDVIGKGGATIRSICEDTGASVDIADDGTVKIYGETREACQAAYDRVYGVTAEAEIGKIYHGTVTRIVEFGAFVNILPGQDGLVHISQIADHRVENVADYVKMGQKLEVVVMDLDSRGRIKLSMKEVARIKEQQAAAAE; encoded by the coding sequence GTGAGTATTGCTCCAAAAGCATTGACAAAGACTTTCCAGTTCGGTGAACACACCGTGACCCTGGAAACTGGACGGGTTGCCCGTCAGGCCACCGGTGCCGTGCTGGCAACCATGGGTGAGCTGCAGGTTCTGGCAACGGTAGTGGGCGCTAAAAGTGCCCGTGATGGTCAGGACTTTTTCCCGTTGTCCGTTCACTATCAGGAAAAGGTGTACGCGGCGGGTAAAATTCCCGGCGGCTTCCTGAAGCGTGAAGGTAAGGCCAGCGAAAAAGAGACGCTGACCTCCCGTCTGATTGACCGTCCCATCCGTCCGCTGTTCCCGAAAGGTTTCATGAACGAAGTTCAGGTGATCATCACGGTAATGTCGGTGGATAAGAAGAACGATCCTGACATTCTGGGCATGATTGCCACGTCTGCGGCCCTGGCGATTTCCGGTATTCCCTTTGCCGGTCCTGTGGGTGCTGCCCGTGTCGGTTTCACTGAAGACGATGGTTACCTTCTCAACCCATCTTTCGAGCAGATGAAAAAGTCTGAGCTGGACATGGTGGTTGCCGGTACCAGCGACGCTGTGCTGATGGTTGAGTCCGAAGCGCAGGAACTGACAGAAGATGAAATGCTGGGTGCGGTTCTGTTTGCCCAGCAGGAGTACCAGGCGGTTATTGCTGCCATTAAAGAGTTTGCGGCAGAAGCTGGTAAGCCAACCTGGGACTGGCAGCCAGAGCCAGAAAAAACGGCAGTGAAAGAAGCCGTTGCTGCTGGCTTTGAGCAGAAAATTCGTGAGGCCTATGGCATCACCATCAAGCAGGAGCGCAGCAACAAGCTGGCGGAACTGCGCGCTGAAGCTGAAGCTGAGCTGGTTGGCGAAGACGAAGGCAAGTTCAGTGCGGATGATGTTCAGACCTACTTCAGCAAACTGGAGAAGTCCGTCGTCCGTGGCAACATTATTAACGGTCAGCCGCGTATCGATGGTCGTGATACCAAAACCGTTCGCCCGATCTCGGTAGAAGTTGGCGTTCTGAAAAAGACCCACGGTTCTGCCCTGTTCACCCGTGGTGAAACTCAGGCTATCGTCACCACAACGCTGGGTACTGCCCGTGATGCACAGTTTGTCGATGCCCTGGAAGGTGAAAGCCGTGACCCGTTCATGCTGCATTACAACTTCCCTCCCTACTCTGTAGGCGAGGCTGGTCGTATGGGTCCTCCGGGACGCCGTGAAATCGGCCATGGTCGTCTTGCCCGTCGTGGTATTCAGGCAGTACTGCCCGGTGAAGAAGAGTTCCCTTATACCATCCGTGTGGTGTCTGAAATTACCGAATCCAATGGTTCCAGCTCCATGGCTTCCGTCTGTGGCTCTTCCCTGGCGCTGATGGATGCCGGTGTGCCTCTGAAGGCACCGGTTGCCGGTATCGCCATGGGTCTGGTTAAGGAAGGTGAGCAGTTTGCAGTCCTGACCGATATTCTGGGGGATGAAGATCACCTGGGTGATATGGACTTTAAAGTGGCCGGAACGGCCCACGGTGTTACGGCGCTGCAGATGGACATCAAGATTGCCGGTATCACTGAAGAGATCATGGATATCGCCCTTGACCAGGCTCTGCATGCGCGTCTGCATATCCTGGCCGAGATGAATAAAGTCATCGCCCGTTCCCGCAGTGAACTGTCGCCAAACGCACCAATGACCATGACCCTGAAGATTGATCAGGACAAGATTCGTGATGTTATTGGTAAGGGTGGTGCCACTATCCGTTCTATCTGTGAAGATACCGGTGCATCGGTTGATATTGCTGACGACGGCACCGTTAAAATTTATGGTGAGACCCGGGAAGCCTGTCAGGCAGCTTATGACCGTGTTTACGGCGTCACTGCTGAAGCGGAAATCGGCAAGATTTACCACGGTACGGTCACTCGCATTGTTGAGTTTGGTGCTTTTGTTAATATCCTGCCAGGTCAGGATGGTCTGGTGCATATTTCCCAAATTGCTGATCATCGGGTTGAGAACGTTGCTGACTACGTCAAGATGGGACAGAAGCTTGAAGTGGTTGTGATGGATCTGGACAGCCGTGGTCGTATTAAGCTGAGCATGAAAGAAGTTGCTCGTATTAAAGAACAGCAGGCGGCAGCGGCTGAATAA
- the nusA gene encoding transcription termination factor NusA, with protein MSKEILLVVESVSNEKGVPPEVIFEALETALATATKKRYETEVDIRVAINRANGEYDTFRRWTVVADEDFEFPGMHLTLDEGKEHDESLEIGGIWEEPVESVGFGRIAAQTAKQVIVQKVREAERLQMVEQYRDKMGTLISGTVKKTTRDSIIVDLGNNAEAVLKKDQVLPRENFRMSAHVRALLHEVSTEGRGPQLMLSRTAPAMLIELFRIEVPEISEEVIEIKGAARDPGSRAKIAVKTNDGRIDPVGACVGMRGARVQAVSGELGNERVDIVLYDDNPVQYVINAMQPAEVASIVVDEDKGTMDIAVSEDNLAQAIGRGGQNVRLASELTGWILNVMTEEDAAAKQQQEAGRVVQTFREKLDVDDDLAGLLVAEGFTSMEEIAYVPLEEMLAIEGFDEDIVEQLRSRAKDQLLTQAIAQEEKLDGTQPADDLLNMEGMEQQLAYELASRGVVTMEDLAEQSIDDLLDIDGMDEDRAGELIMTARKPWFEEAGN; from the coding sequence ATGAGTAAAGAGATTCTGTTGGTCGTAGAGTCCGTATCCAATGAGAAGGGAGTACCGCCCGAGGTCATCTTTGAGGCGTTGGAAACCGCTCTGGCGACAGCGACCAAAAAACGGTACGAAACCGAAGTGGATATCCGGGTGGCGATCAACCGGGCTAATGGGGAATACGATACATTCCGTCGCTGGACTGTGGTCGCTGACGAGGATTTTGAGTTTCCCGGCATGCATCTGACTCTGGATGAAGGCAAGGAGCACGACGAGTCTCTTGAAATTGGTGGTATCTGGGAAGAACCGGTTGAGTCGGTAGGCTTTGGCCGTATTGCCGCTCAGACAGCCAAGCAGGTGATTGTCCAGAAGGTGCGTGAAGCCGAGCGCCTGCAGATGGTTGAGCAGTACCGTGACAAAATGGGCACTCTGATTTCCGGTACCGTCAAGAAGACAACCCGCGACAGCATTATTGTTGATCTTGGCAATAACGCTGAGGCGGTTTTAAAGAAAGATCAGGTATTGCCCCGTGAGAACTTCAGAATGAGCGCCCATGTTCGGGCCCTGCTCCATGAAGTGTCCACTGAGGGGCGTGGTCCGCAGTTGATGCTGTCAAGAACAGCGCCAGCGATGCTGATTGAGCTGTTCCGTATTGAAGTGCCTGAAATTTCAGAAGAAGTAATTGAGATCAAAGGTGCTGCCAGAGATCCGGGTTCACGGGCCAAGATTGCCGTGAAAACCAATGATGGCCGGATTGATCCGGTCGGTGCCTGTGTTGGTATGCGTGGTGCCCGTGTTCAGGCGGTCTCCGGTGAACTGGGCAATGAGCGTGTTGATATCGTGCTTTACGATGACAACCCGGTGCAGTACGTGATCAATGCCATGCAGCCGGCCGAAGTGGCTTCAATCGTTGTCGATGAAGACAAGGGCACGATGGATATTGCGGTCAGTGAAGATAATCTGGCTCAGGCTATTGGCCGTGGTGGCCAGAATGTCCGCCTTGCCAGTGAGCTGACGGGCTGGATCCTGAACGTCATGACCGAAGAGGATGCTGCCGCCAAACAGCAGCAGGAAGCCGGTCGTGTGGTTCAGACCTTCAGGGAAAAGCTGGATGTCGATGATGATCTGGCTGGACTGCTGGTGGCAGAAGGTTTTACCTCCATGGAAGAGATTGCATACGTCCCTCTTGAGGAGATGTTGGCCATTGAAGGCTTTGATGAAGATATCGTTGAACAGTTGCGCTCAAGGGCCAAGGATCAGTTATTGACTCAGGCCATTGCCCAGGAAGAAAAGCTCGATGGTACCCAGCCTGCTGATGACCTTCTGAATATGGAAGGTATGGAGCAGCAACTGGCCTATGAGCTGGCCAGTCGCGGTGTCGTTACGATGGAAGACCTGGCTGAACAATCGATCGATGACCTTCTGGATATTGACGGAATGGATGAAGATCGGGCTGGTGAGCTGATCATGACGGCGCGGAAACCGTGGTTTGAAGAAGCGGGTAACTGA
- the rimP gene encoding ribosome maturation factor RimP, producing MAGKQSQLETLIEPIVESLDYRLWGIEFVSRGRNSLLRVYIDAEDGITLEDCEKVSRQVSAVMDVEDPIADEYTLEVSSPGLDRPLFRLEQYEMMTGHTVSIRLRVPFEGRRKYRGIIKGIEDQDVVIEADGHELLLPIESIDKAQVIPQFD from the coding sequence GTGGCAGGTAAGCAGTCGCAGCTGGAGACACTTATCGAGCCGATCGTGGAGTCGCTTGATTACCGTCTCTGGGGTATTGAGTTTGTTTCCCGTGGGCGGAATTCGCTGCTTCGGGTCTATATCGACGCAGAAGATGGCATCACCCTGGAAGATTGCGAAAAGGTCAGCCGTCAGGTGAGTGCCGTTATGGATGTAGAAGACCCAATTGCGGACGAATATACCCTGGAAGTATCTTCTCCGGGATTGGACAGGCCGCTGTTCCGGCTTGAGCAGTACGAGATGATGACTGGCCATACGGTCAGTATACGCCTGAGGGTGCCTTTTGAAGGGCGCAGAAAGTATCGGGGCATCATCAAGGGAATTGAAGATCAGGATGTCGTTATAGAGGCCGATGGCCATGAGCTTCTGTTGCCAATCGAAAGCATCGATAAGGCGCAGGTGATACCACAGTTCGACTGA
- the truB gene encoding tRNA pseudouridine(55) synthase TruB: MARRGRRANRGRPVDGIIVVDKVYGASSNEVLQRVKRLFNAAKAGHTGSLDPLATGVLPICLGEATKFSQYLLDSDKSYRTTMKMGVRTTTGDREGEIVEARPVTVTRSDVEAILQQFRGDVEQVPSMFSALKHNGRPLYEYAREGIEIERPSRTITIHRLELLDFDGEECVFEVDCTKGTYIRTLIEDIGEALGCLGHVAELKRLKAGPYTEHQAHSLDELAAMRDEARESALDVDQRMEFAELSGLAEELGRDKLEQAQSERLRELSKIRNKAGDRVIDDLLLPQDSAVSDWPQVKLGATSSYYVSQGNPVQVPQAPTSGNVRIYGVAEGVEGVVFLGIGEITDDGLVAPKRLVKG, translated from the coding sequence ATGGCCAGAAGAGGTCGACGCGCTAATCGTGGCCGTCCGGTGGACGGCATTATTGTGGTTGATAAAGTCTATGGCGCTTCTTCCAACGAGGTGCTCCAGCGGGTGAAGCGGTTGTTTAATGCCGCCAAGGCGGGCCATACCGGCAGCCTTGATCCGCTGGCGACGGGCGTTTTACCCATCTGTCTGGGGGAGGCCACCAAGTTTTCCCAGTATTTGCTGGATTCTGATAAATCCTACCGCACCACCATGAAAATGGGGGTGAGAACCACCACGGGTGATCGTGAGGGTGAGATTGTCGAAGCGCGTCCGGTGACGGTTACCCGTTCTGATGTAGAGGCCATTCTGCAACAGTTCCGGGGTGATGTTGAGCAGGTGCCCAGCATGTTCTCTGCGCTCAAGCACAATGGCAGGCCATTGTACGAATACGCCCGGGAAGGGATTGAAATTGAGCGCCCTTCGCGCACCATTACCATTCATCGTCTGGAGCTGCTGGACTTTGATGGGGAAGAGTGTGTTTTCGAGGTGGATTGTACCAAGGGAACCTATATCCGCACGTTGATTGAAGATATTGGTGAGGCCCTGGGCTGCCTTGGTCATGTTGCTGAGCTGAAGCGCCTCAAGGCAGGCCCTTACACTGAGCATCAGGCGCACTCCCTGGATGAGTTGGCGGCCATGCGGGATGAAGCCCGTGAGTCGGCCCTGGATGTCGACCAGCGTATGGAGTTTGCCGAGCTGTCCGGACTGGCGGAAGAGCTGGGTCGTGACAAGCTGGAACAAGCGCAGTCAGAGCGCCTGAGGGAGTTGTCGAAAATCCGCAATAAGGCCGGTGATCGTGTTATTGATGACCTGTTGCTGCCTCAGGACAGCGCTGTCAGTGACTGGCCGCAGGTCAAACTGGGTGCAACCAGCAGTTATTATGTTTCCCAGGGGAATCCGGTCCAGGTGCCTCAGGCACCGACATCCGGCAATGTCCGCATCTATGGCGTTGCTGAAGGTGTTGAAGGCGTGGTGTTCCTGGGTATTGGCGAAATTACCGATGATGGCCTGGTCGCCCCCAAGCGTCTGGTCAAAGGCTGA
- the rpsO gene encoding 30S ribosomal protein S15, translated as MALTAEQKAEILKKFARAEGDTGSPEVQVALLTANIEGLQGHFKANHKDHHSRRGLIRMVNQRRNLLDYLKRKDVERYRSLIQLLGLRR; from the coding sequence ATGGCTTTGACTGCTGAACAGAAAGCTGAAATCCTGAAAAAATTCGCTCGCGCTGAAGGCGACACCGGTTCTCCTGAAGTTCAGGTGGCTCTGCTGACCGCTAACATCGAAGGTCTGCAGGGACACTTCAAGGCGAATCACAAGGATCATCACTCTCGTCGTGGTCTGATTCGCATGGTAAACCAGCGTCGTAACCTGCTGGATTACCTGAAGCGTAAGGATGTTGAACGTTACCGCAGCCTGATCCAGCTTCTGGGTCTGCGTCGCTAA
- the rbfA gene encoding 30S ribosome-binding factor RbfA, whose amino-acid sequence MAKEYSRTQRVADQIQKELAQLIQLEMKDPRLGMVTVSVVEVSRDLAFADVYVSFLGVDDQETIDQSLEILSQAAGFLRSQLARAIKLRFTPRLRFYYDNSLRRGAYLSSLIDQAVAKDAKADKGSEEGTEE is encoded by the coding sequence ATGGCTAAAGAGTACAGTCGTACCCAGCGAGTAGCCGACCAGATTCAGAAAGAACTGGCTCAGCTGATTCAGCTGGAAATGAAAGATCCTCGTCTTGGCATGGTCACGGTCAGTGTGGTCGAAGTGAGCCGGGATCTCGCCTTTGCAGATGTTTATGTCTCGTTTCTTGGGGTGGATGACCAGGAAACAATTGATCAATCCCTGGAGATATTGAGTCAGGCGGCGGGTTTTCTGCGTTCTCAGCTGGCCAGGGCCATCAAGCTGAGGTTTACCCCGCGACTCCGCTTTTACTATGACAACAGTCTGCGGCGCGGGGCTTACCTGTCCTCGCTGATCGATCAGGCAGTTGCCAAAGACGCTAAAGCGGATAAAGGCTCAGAAGAAGGTACCGAGGAGTAA